The following are encoded together in the bacterium genome:
- a CDS encoding transporter substrate-binding domain-containing protein, translating into MRRPALLAVLALLAPAAGAAQSAPPPTPLIVGVTDSRPLSYQNDDGVWTGLGVVVWEQIAAQVGLTYELRPIAMGDVTHALADHSIDAAIGAIPVTPEGEAVHDFSQPYLVTGLGFAQRQQDGMLWSALMRALLDPRLLTMVGGIIASVLVVGVLIALVERRSHSTDFGGSMRESVSMGVWWAAVTMTTVGYGDATPKTTTGRALALVWMFVGVVAVAFLTATVTSVLTLAHLRGAVEHPSDLLRMRLGVVDSGAGADYLGHRHVAYATYPTYEDALAALDRGSVDAVVGTLPVLRALVSQSWTGRLQVSPIVLEPLLYGVALPDGSPLLSRVNQALLAITHDDAWHDTEERFLGRR; encoded by the coding sequence ATGCGCCGCCCTGCCCTCTTGGCCGTTCTCGCCCTCCTCGCCCCGGCCGCCGGCGCGGCGCAGAGCGCGCCGCCGCCGACGCCGCTGATCGTCGGCGTCACCGACAGCCGGCCGCTGTCGTACCAGAACGACGACGGCGTCTGGACCGGCCTCGGGGTCGTCGTCTGGGAGCAGATCGCGGCGCAGGTGGGGCTCACCTACGAGCTGCGGCCGATCGCCATGGGTGACGTCACCCACGCCCTCGCCGACCACTCGATCGACGCCGCGATCGGCGCCATCCCGGTGACCCCGGAGGGCGAGGCCGTGCACGACTTCAGCCAGCCCTACCTGGTCACCGGCCTCGGCTTCGCCCAGCGGCAGCAGGACGGCATGCTGTGGAGCGCGCTCATGCGCGCGTTGCTCGACCCGCGCCTGCTGACCATGGTGGGCGGGATCATCGCCAGCGTGCTCGTCGTCGGCGTGCTGATCGCCCTGGTGGAGCGGCGCTCGCACAGCACCGACTTCGGCGGCTCGATGCGCGAGAGCGTGTCGATGGGCGTGTGGTGGGCGGCGGTGACCATGACCACCGTCGGCTACGGCGACGCGACCCCGAAGACCACCACCGGCCGCGCCCTGGCGCTGGTGTGGATGTTCGTCGGCGTCGTCGCCGTCGCCTTTCTCACCGCCACCGTCACCTCGGTGCTCACCCTCGCCCACCTGCGCGGCGCGGTGGAACACCCCTCCGATCTGCTGCGCATGCGGCTCGGCGTCGTCGACAGCGGCGCCGGCGCCGACTACCTCGGGCACCGCCACGTCGCCTACGCCACCTACCCGACCTACGAGGACGCGCTGGCGGCGCTCGATCGCGGTTCCGTCGACGCGGTGGTGGGCACCCTGCCGGTGTTGCGGGCGCTGGTGTCGCAGTCGTGGACCGGCCGCCTGCAGGTGTCGCCGATCGTCCTCGAGCCGCTGCTCTACGGCGTCGCCCTGCCCGACGGCAGCCCGCTGCTCAGCCGCGTCAACCAGGCGCTGCTCGCCATCACCCACGACGACGCCTGGCACGACACCGAGGAGCGCTTCCTCGGCCGCCGCTGA
- a CDS encoding efflux RND transporter permease subunit has translation MSRFFIDRPIFASVISIVTIIVGALAYRALPVAQYPEVVPPTIVVRASYPGAPPEVIANTVATPIEQEVNGVEDMLYMSSQSTTDGQMVLTITFKLGTDLDKAQVLVQNRVAIAEPRLPEDVRRIGITTLKSSPDLLMVIHLLSPDGRFDQLYIGNYALIQVRDALARVDGVGDVNLFGLREYSMRIWLDPERLASRNLTTGDVVAALREQNIQVASGIIGQPPVPAGEAFQLPVVTLGRLLTPEQFEQVVIKSGEDGRLIRVRDVARIELGARDYAVNSYLNNQPAVAIAILQRPGSNALATADAIEATMRELASHFPAGLEYRILYNPTVFVRESVNAVIHTLYEAVGLVVLVVLLFLQRWRASLIPLLAIPVSLIGTFAAMAALGFSLNMLSLFGLVLAIGIVVDDAIVVVENVERHIASGMTPRDAARLAMDEVTPAVIAIAFGLCAVFVPTAFVGGISGQFYRQFALTIAVSTLLSAFNSLSLSPALCALLLRPHDAPADWFERLWERLFGRFFRWFNHSFERLAHGYAGAVRWLLRRSVIAFAVYLLLFAAAGVGFQVLPSGFIPAQDTGYLIVAIQLPDGASLERTDAVIRRASDVILKTPGVRFAVAFAGFSGATRANASNAGAIFVGPEPFEERTAASPTADELIHALRGRLSEIQDADIFVIPPPPVRGLGTSGGYKLLVQDRAGRGLAALQDAADQLVDAAKHDPHLTGVFTTFRAATPQLYADVDRIRAEKLNVPIANIFDTLQVYLGSVYVNDFNLFGRTFQVRTQAEGSYRAEPEDIARLKTRNASGGMVPLGSVLDVQWRNGPDRVVRYNMYPSAEITGDTAAGGSLGTAMATIQRLADEVLPPGTAIAWTDIAYQAQLAGNTALFIFPLCVLFVFLVHSAEYESWSLPLAIIAIAPMCLPFALAGLWLRGIDNNLIAQIGFVVLIGLAAKNAVLIVEFAKQQEEHGKDWFSAAVEACRLRLRPILMTSFAFILGVLPLARATGAGAEMRRALGTAVFSGMLGVTALGLFLTPVFYVSLRRFSTWLLRKRALEGRAPAPPYDATASREGSPGRDG, from the coding sequence ATGTCGCGGTTCTTCATCGACCGGCCGATCTTCGCCTCGGTCATCTCCATCGTCACCATCATCGTCGGCGCCCTCGCCTATCGCGCGCTGCCGGTGGCGCAGTACCCGGAGGTGGTGCCGCCGACCATCGTCGTCCGCGCCTCGTATCCCGGCGCGCCGCCGGAGGTGATCGCCAACACCGTCGCGACGCCGATCGAGCAGGAGGTGAACGGGGTCGAGGACATGCTCTACATGTCCTCGCAGTCGACGACCGACGGGCAGATGGTGCTGACCATCACCTTCAAGCTCGGCACCGATCTCGACAAGGCGCAGGTGCTGGTGCAGAACCGCGTCGCGATCGCCGAGCCGCGGCTGCCCGAGGACGTGCGCCGCATCGGCATCACGACCCTGAAGTCGTCGCCCGACCTGCTGATGGTGATCCATCTGCTGTCGCCGGACGGCCGCTTCGACCAGCTCTACATCGGCAACTACGCGCTCATCCAGGTGCGCGACGCGCTGGCCCGGGTCGACGGCGTCGGCGACGTCAACCTGTTCGGCCTGCGCGAGTACAGCATGCGCATCTGGCTCGACCCCGAGCGGCTGGCGTCGCGCAACCTGACCACCGGCGACGTCGTGGCGGCGCTGCGCGAACAGAACATCCAGGTCGCCTCCGGGATCATCGGCCAGCCGCCGGTGCCGGCCGGCGAGGCGTTCCAGCTCCCCGTGGTCACCCTCGGCCGGCTGCTGACGCCGGAGCAGTTCGAGCAGGTGGTGATCAAGAGCGGCGAGGACGGGCGGCTGATCCGCGTCCGCGACGTCGCCCGCATCGAGCTCGGGGCCCGCGACTACGCCGTCAACAGCTACCTCAACAACCAGCCGGCGGTGGCGATCGCCATCCTGCAGCGCCCCGGCTCGAACGCGCTCGCCACCGCCGACGCGATCGAGGCGACGATGCGCGAGCTGGCCTCGCACTTCCCCGCCGGCCTGGAGTACCGCATCCTCTACAACCCGACGGTGTTCGTGCGCGAGTCGGTGAACGCCGTCATCCACACGCTGTACGAGGCGGTCGGGCTGGTCGTGCTGGTGGTCCTGCTGTTCCTGCAGCGCTGGCGCGCCAGCCTCATCCCGCTGCTGGCGATCCCGGTGTCGCTGATCGGCACCTTCGCCGCCATGGCGGCGCTCGGCTTCTCGCTCAACATGCTGTCGCTCTTCGGCCTGGTGCTGGCGATCGGCATCGTCGTCGACGACGCGATCGTCGTGGTCGAGAACGTCGAGCGCCACATCGCCAGCGGCATGACCCCGCGCGACGCGGCGCGCCTGGCGATGGACGAGGTGACGCCGGCGGTGATCGCCATCGCCTTCGGCCTGTGCGCGGTGTTCGTGCCGACGGCGTTCGTCGGCGGCATCTCCGGCCAGTTCTACCGCCAGTTCGCGCTCACCATCGCGGTCTCGACGCTGCTCTCGGCCTTCAACTCGCTGTCGCTCAGCCCCGCCCTGTGCGCGCTGCTGCTGCGGCCGCACGACGCGCCCGCGGACTGGTTCGAGCGCCTGTGGGAGCGCCTCTTCGGGCGCTTCTTCCGCTGGTTCAACCACAGCTTCGAACGGCTGGCGCACGGCTACGCCGGGGCGGTGCGGTGGCTGCTGCGACGCTCGGTCATCGCCTTCGCCGTCTACCTGCTGCTGTTCGCCGCGGCCGGCGTCGGGTTCCAGGTGCTGCCGAGCGGCTTCATTCCCGCCCAGGACACGGGCTACCTGATCGTCGCCATCCAGCTCCCGGACGGCGCCTCGCTGGAGCGCACCGACGCCGTCATCCGCCGGGCGTCGGACGTGATCCTGAAGACGCCCGGCGTCCGCTTCGCGGTCGCCTTCGCCGGCTTCTCCGGCGCCACCCGCGCCAACGCCTCCAACGCCGGCGCCATCTTCGTCGGCCCGGAGCCGTTCGAGGAGCGCACCGCCGCGAGCCCGACCGCCGACGAGCTGATCCACGCCCTGCGCGGCCGGCTGAGCGAGATCCAGGACGCCGACATCTTCGTCATCCCGCCGCCGCCGGTGCGCGGGCTCGGCACCTCGGGCGGCTACAAGCTGCTGGTGCAGGACCGCGCCGGGCGCGGGCTCGCCGCGCTGCAGGACGCCGCCGACCAACTGGTCGATGCCGCCAAGCACGATCCCCACCTCACCGGCGTGTTCACCACCTTCCGCGCCGCCACGCCGCAGCTCTATGCCGACGTCGACCGCATCCGCGCCGAGAAGCTCAACGTCCCGATCGCCAACATCTTCGACACCCTGCAGGTCTACCTCGGCTCGGTGTACGTCAACGACTTCAACCTCTTCGGCCGCACCTTCCAGGTGCGCACCCAGGCCGAGGGCAGCTACCGCGCCGAGCCCGAGGACATCGCGCGGCTGAAGACGCGCAACGCCTCCGGCGGCATGGTGCCGCTCGGCTCGGTGCTCGACGTCCAGTGGCGCAACGGCCCCGACCGCGTCGTCCGCTACAACATGTACCCGAGCGCCGAGATCACCGGCGACACCGCCGCCGGCGGCAGCCTCGGCACCGCCATGGCGACCATCCAGCGCCTCGCCGACGAGGTCCTGCCGCCGGGCACCGCCATCGCCTGGACCGACATCGCCTACCAGGCGCAGCTCGCCGGCAACACGGCGCTGTTCATCTTCCCGCTCTGCGTGCTGTTCGTCTTCCTCGTCCACTCCGCCGAGTACGAGAGCTGGTCGCTGCCGCTGGCGATCATCGCCATCGCGCCGATGTGCCTGCCCTTCGCCCTCGCCGGCCTGTGGCTGCGCGGCATCGACAACAACCTCATCGCCCAGATCGGCTTCGTGGTGCTGATCGGCCTGGCGGCGAAGAACGCGGTGCTCATCGTCGAGTTCGCCAAGCAGCAGGAGGAGCACGGCAAGGACTGGTTCAGCGCCGCCGTCGAGGCCTGCCGGCTGCGCCTGCGCCCGATCCTGATGACCTCGTTCGCCTTCATCCTCGGCGTGCTGCCGCTCGCCCGCGCCACCGGCGCCGGCGCCGAGATGCGCCGCGCCCTCGGCACGGCGGTGTTCAGCGGCATGCTCGGCGTCACCGCCCTGGGCCTGTTCCTGACGCCGGTGTTCTACGTCAGCCTGCGCCGCTTCTCGACCTGGCTGCTGAGGAAACGCGCCCTGGAGGGCCGCGCGCCCGCGCCGCCGTACGACGCGACCGCCTCGCGAGAGGGATCGCCTGGGCGCGACGGATGA
- a CDS encoding cation:proton antiporter — MPAAEIDHLLAVLLLQIAVIIAVARVLGLAFRALRQPQVIGEVVAGILLGPSLFGWLAPAPAAALFPASAMPFLKLLSEVGIILFMFLIGLELDPALLRQRGRVAAVISLTGIALPFALGAWVAVALYPAHAGPSATAAGFSLFLGAAMAITAFPVLARILMERGLLRTRLGALALTCAAVDDVAGWTLLSLVAAVGAARGGIGVAGVLAQVALYAAAMLGVVRPLLARLAARAVGRVTPNVLAAMLVLLMLSALATQSIGIHALFGAFLFGVVVPKRDGFARALGATVEDFATVFLLPLYFAYTGLRTQIGLLDGPGEWALVALLIAVAVAGKLGGTLIASRLVGLGWRDAAGLGVLVNTRGLMELIILNLGLDLGLIGPEVFAMMVLMAIATTMMAAPVLAWLYPPASREADAAR; from the coding sequence ATGCCCGCCGCCGAGATCGACCATCTCCTCGCCGTCCTGCTGCTGCAGATCGCGGTGATCATCGCCGTGGCGCGGGTCCTCGGCCTCGCCTTCCGCGCCCTGCGCCAGCCGCAGGTGATCGGCGAGGTGGTGGCCGGCATCCTGCTCGGACCGTCGCTGTTCGGCTGGCTGGCGCCGGCGCCCGCCGCCGCCCTGTTTCCCGCCTCGGCGATGCCGTTCCTCAAGCTGCTGAGCGAGGTCGGCATCATCCTCTTCATGTTCCTGATCGGCCTCGAGCTGGATCCGGCGCTGCTGCGGCAGCGCGGGCGCGTGGCGGCGGTGATCTCGCTCACCGGGATCGCGCTGCCCTTCGCGCTCGGGGCGTGGGTGGCGGTGGCGCTCTACCCGGCGCACGCCGGTCCGTCGGCGACGGCGGCGGGATTCTCGCTCTTCCTCGGCGCGGCCATGGCGATCACGGCATTTCCGGTGCTGGCGCGCATCCTCATGGAGCGCGGCCTGCTGCGCACCCGGCTGGGCGCGCTGGCGCTCACCTGCGCGGCGGTCGACGACGTCGCCGGCTGGACGCTGCTGTCGCTGGTCGCCGCCGTCGGCGCGGCGCGCGGTGGGATCGGCGTCGCCGGCGTGCTGGCGCAGGTGGCGCTCTACGCCGCGGCGATGCTGGGCGTCGTGCGTCCGCTGCTGGCGCGGCTTGCGGCGCGGGCCGTCGGCCGGGTGACGCCCAACGTGTTGGCGGCGATGCTGGTGCTGCTCATGCTGAGCGCGCTGGCGACGCAGTCGATCGGCATCCACGCCCTGTTCGGGGCCTTCCTCTTCGGCGTCGTCGTGCCCAAGCGCGATGGCTTCGCGCGCGCGCTCGGCGCGACGGTGGAGGACTTCGCCACCGTCTTCCTGCTGCCGCTCTACTTCGCCTACACCGGTCTGCGGACACAGATCGGCCTGCTGGACGGGCCGGGCGAGTGGGCGCTGGTGGCGCTGCTGATCGCGGTCGCGGTCGCCGGCAAGCTCGGCGGCACGCTCATCGCCTCGCGCCTGGTCGGCCTCGGCTGGCGCGACGCCGCCGGGCTCGGCGTGCTGGTGAACACCCGCGGTCTCATGGAGCTGATCATCCTCAACCTCGGTCTCGACCTCGGCCTGATCGGCCCCGAGGTGTTCGCGATGATGGTGCTGATGGCGATCGCCACCACCATGATGGCGGCGCCCGTCCTGGCCTGGCTCTACCCGCCGGCGTCGCGCGAGGCGGACGCCGCCCGCTGA
- a CDS encoding nucleotidyl transferase AbiEii/AbiGii toxin family protein: MDEPADKVGALRDAVRALDQVAAACALIGGVAVGIRSGLPRATLDTDLAVVSTADRAATVRALVAAGFEPRGEFAHSVNFRHASGEPLQIVFDPSFDPMIERSEVIPVGGVPVRVVTTADLITMKERAAADPGRRRSKALRDAADVALLRGDVPDPDEGW, from the coding sequence ATGGACGAACCGGCGGACAAGGTGGGCGCCCTGCGAGACGCGGTGCGTGCCCTCGACCAGGTGGCCGCGGCGTGCGCCCTGATCGGCGGGGTGGCGGTGGGCATCCGTTCCGGCCTGCCGCGCGCCACGCTCGACACCGACCTCGCCGTCGTGTCGACCGCTGACCGTGCCGCGACGGTGCGCGCCCTCGTCGCCGCGGGCTTCGAGCCGCGCGGCGAATTCGCGCACAGCGTCAACTTCCGCCATGCCAGCGGCGAGCCTCTCCAGATCGTCTTCGATCCCTCGTTCGACCCGATGATCGAACGGTCCGAGGTGATCCCGGTCGGCGGCGTGCCGGTGCGCGTCGTCACGACGGCCGATCTGATCACCATGAAGGAACGCGCCGCCGCGGATCCCGGCCGGCGACGCAGCAAGGCGCTCCGGGATGCCGCGGACGTCGCGCTCCTCCGCGGCGACGTTCCGGATCCCGACGAGGGCTGGTGA
- a CDS encoding VCBS repeat-containing protein, whose translation MSPDHAISRPTNSRRRPLIGVAVAAILLCGAGVRAQQTVDFLAPLSFPIGGMPNDILVRDFDGDGALDILTTNFDAATISVLLGDGHGDFTPLDDQFASSAPSQVAAGLFNDDPYLDLVISEGEGDWVNIMLGNGDGTFQAPRQSPCSHDPAGVAVADMNGDGILDIVVSIAAEANGEIDVLLGRGDGTFSFDPETQGRRLSAQAYGVGVGHLDGDGALDVAAVTTNGQLAILLGNGAGGVSRPVSQPTGMAPLRLALADLDRDGRLDVVTADSGSDQLTLFRGDGLGGATRTGTVATGQAPVSLVLADITGDGLLDALTANTTSGDLSVVPGRGDGTFGPARHFVSPVRPFAVASGDFDNDGRVDLVSANSGSFGGEAVVLLARPGGYDAVESLLPGRGVRDLSPADLTGDGLPDLLLAVASDKTLAVLPALAGGGFAPPLVLASGVDAAYVRAADVNGDGRLDLLAFDAEQPDLHVFLARPDGSYAPAPRADLPGPAIGVAIGDLDRDGLPDVVATGRSGLSVGVLFSNGDGTFTVAPSLPLAGEAAGVAIGDFDGDGRRDIAAGNVRTSSITVFRGAAGRQFQSPQALDTGLGPFALAAADIDGDGFDDLAVLTSGARQARLFFGSAAGTFTPVTGPSVSGATIALRDVTGDLRPDILIADQIGNAVAIAPARDNRSVGPPRSYLVGLRPNTVATADFDGDGRYDVAARGNGNWVLTNQAGPDVRRGDGNGDGQRTAADLVALARARLVSDRPVETAARAAAATAGIDANGDALVDARDVGALCAHLFGG comes from the coding sequence ATGTCGCCGGACCACGCCATTTCCCGACCTACGAATAGCCGTCGCCGTCCGCTCATCGGTGTCGCCGTCGCCGCCATCCTGCTGTGCGGCGCCGGCGTCCGGGCGCAGCAGACGGTCGACTTCCTGGCGCCGTTGTCGTTCCCCATCGGCGGCATGCCGAACGACATCCTGGTGCGCGACTTCGACGGCGACGGCGCGCTCGACATCCTGACCACCAACTTCGACGCGGCGACGATCTCCGTCCTGCTCGGCGACGGCCACGGCGACTTCACGCCGCTCGACGACCAGTTCGCCTCGTCGGCGCCGTCGCAGGTCGCCGCCGGGCTGTTCAACGACGACCCCTACCTCGACCTGGTGATCTCCGAGGGCGAGGGCGACTGGGTGAACATCATGCTCGGCAACGGCGACGGCACCTTCCAGGCGCCGCGCCAGAGCCCGTGCAGCCACGATCCCGCCGGCGTCGCGGTCGCCGACATGAACGGCGACGGCATCCTCGACATCGTCGTCTCGATCGCCGCCGAGGCGAATGGCGAGATCGACGTCCTGCTCGGCCGGGGCGACGGCACCTTCAGCTTCGACCCCGAGACCCAGGGCCGGCGGCTGAGCGCCCAGGCGTACGGCGTCGGCGTCGGCCACCTCGACGGCGACGGCGCGCTCGACGTCGCCGCCGTCACCACCAACGGCCAACTCGCCATCCTGCTCGGCAACGGCGCCGGCGGCGTGTCGCGGCCGGTGAGCCAGCCCACCGGCATGGCGCCGCTGCGCCTCGCGCTCGCCGACCTCGATCGCGATGGCCGGCTCGACGTCGTCACCGCCGACAGCGGCAGCGACCAGCTCACCCTGTTCCGCGGCGACGGCCTCGGCGGCGCGACCAGGACCGGCACCGTCGCCACCGGCCAGGCCCCCGTGTCCCTGGTGCTCGCCGACATCACCGGCGACGGACTGCTCGACGCGCTGACCGCCAACACCACCAGCGGCGACCTCAGCGTCGTTCCCGGCCGCGGCGACGGCACCTTCGGCCCCGCCCGCCACTTCGTCTCGCCGGTGCGCCCGTTCGCGGTCGCCAGCGGTGACTTCGACAACGACGGCCGCGTCGATCTGGTGAGCGCCAATTCGGGCAGCTTCGGCGGCGAGGCGGTCGTCCTGCTCGCCCGCCCCGGCGGCTACGACGCGGTCGAATCGCTGCTGCCCGGCCGCGGCGTCCGCGACCTCTCGCCCGCCGACCTCACCGGCGACGGCCTGCCCGACCTGCTGCTCGCCGTCGCCAGCGACAAGACGCTCGCCGTCCTGCCGGCGCTCGCCGGCGGCGGCTTCGCGCCACCGCTGGTGCTGGCCAGCGGCGTCGACGCCGCCTACGTGCGCGCCGCCGACGTGAACGGCGACGGGCGGCTCGACCTGCTGGCCTTCGACGCCGAGCAGCCGGATCTGCACGTCTTCCTCGCCCGCCCCGACGGCAGCTACGCGCCGGCGCCGCGCGCCGACCTGCCGGGCCCGGCGATCGGCGTCGCCATCGGCGATCTCGACCGCGACGGCCTGCCCGACGTCGTCGCCACCGGCCGCTCCGGGCTCAGCGTCGGCGTCCTATTCAGCAATGGCGACGGCACCTTCACCGTCGCGCCGTCGCTGCCGCTCGCCGGCGAGGCGGCGGGGGTGGCCATCGGCGACTTCGACGGCGACGGCCGCCGCGACATCGCCGCCGGCAACGTCCGCACCAGCAGCATCACCGTGTTCCGCGGCGCCGCCGGGCGCCAGTTCCAGTCGCCGCAGGCGCTCGACACCGGCCTCGGCCCGTTCGCCCTCGCCGCCGCCGACATCGACGGCGACGGCTTCGACGATCTCGCGGTGCTCACCAGCGGCGCCCGCCAGGCGCGCCTGTTCTTCGGCAGCGCCGCCGGGACGTTCACCCCGGTGACCGGCCCATCGGTCAGCGGCGCCACCATCGCGCTGCGCGACGTCACCGGCGATCTGCGGCCGGACATCCTGATCGCCGACCAGATCGGCAACGCCGTCGCCATCGCCCCCGCGCGCGACAACCGCAGCGTCGGCCCGCCGCGATCGTACCTGGTGGGTCTGCGCCCCAATACCGTCGCGACCGCCGACTTCGACGGCGACGGCCGCTACGACGTCGCGGCGCGCGGCAACGGCAACTGGGTGCTGACCAACCAGGCCGGCCCCGACGTGCGGCGCGGCGACGGCAATGGCGACGGCCAGCGCACCGCCGCCGACCTCGTCGCCCTCGCCCGCGCCCGCCTGGTAAGCGACCGCCCGGTCGAAACCGCCGCCCGCGCCGCCGCCGCCACCGCCGGCATCGACGCCAACGGCGACGCCCTGGTCGACGCCCGCGACGTGGGCGCCCTGTGCGCCCACCTCTTCGGCGGCTGA
- a CDS encoding methyltransferase domain-containing protein, which yields MDEAKLEAFVHQALGDIGSALTAALVVIGDKLGLYRAMAGAGPLTSSELAARTGTTERSVREWLAGQAAAGYVTYDPASERYELPPEHAVALTDESSPACVLGGFQGMTAAMRATPKVVEAFRHGRGVGWHEHDPELFLGTERFFRPAYNAHLVDEWIPALDDVQAKLEAGAEVADVGCGYGASTIILAKAFPRSRFVGFDYHAPSVAAASERAGAAGVADRVRFEVGTAKSFPGRYDLVACFDCLHDMGDPVGAAAHVRDALQTDGTWLLVEPFAHDQVAGNLNPLGRILYSVSTLVCTQASLAQEVGAALGAQAGEARLRDVVTRGGFSRFRRAAETPFNLVFEARP from the coding sequence ATGGACGAAGCGAAGTTGGAGGCTTTCGTACACCAGGCGCTCGGCGACATAGGGTCGGCGCTGACCGCCGCGCTGGTGGTGATCGGCGACAAGCTCGGGCTCTACCGCGCCATGGCGGGCGCCGGTCCGCTGACCTCGAGCGAGCTGGCGGCGCGCACCGGCACCACCGAGCGCAGCGTGCGCGAGTGGCTCGCCGGGCAGGCGGCGGCCGGCTACGTGACCTACGACCCGGCGAGCGAGCGCTACGAGCTGCCGCCGGAGCACGCGGTGGCGCTGACCGACGAGAGCAGCCCGGCCTGCGTCCTCGGCGGCTTCCAGGGGATGACGGCGGCGATGCGGGCGACGCCGAAGGTCGTCGAGGCCTTCCGCCACGGCCGCGGGGTCGGCTGGCACGAGCACGATCCCGAGCTGTTCCTCGGCACGGAGCGGTTCTTCCGCCCCGCCTACAACGCGCACCTGGTGGACGAGTGGATCCCGGCGCTCGACGACGTGCAGGCGAAGCTCGAGGCCGGGGCGGAGGTCGCCGACGTCGGCTGCGGCTACGGCGCCTCGACGATCATCCTCGCCAAGGCCTTCCCGCGCTCGCGCTTCGTCGGCTTCGACTACCACGCGCCGTCGGTGGCGGCGGCGAGCGAGCGGGCCGGCGCCGCCGGGGTCGCCGACCGGGTGCGCTTCGAGGTCGGCACGGCCAAGAGCTTCCCCGGCCGCTACGATCTGGTGGCGTGCTTCGACTGCCTGCACGACATGGGTGATCCCGTCGGCGCCGCGGCGCACGTGCGCGATGCGCTGCAGACCGACGGCACGTGGCTGCTGGTCGAGCCATTCGCCCATGACCAGGTCGCCGGCAACCTCAACCCGCTGGGCCGCATCCTCTACTCGGTCTCGACCCTGGTCTGCACCCAGGCGTCGCTGGCGCAGGAGGTCGGCGCCGCGCTCGGCGCCCAGGCCGGCGAGGCGCGGCTGCGCGACGTCGTCACCCGCGGCGGCTTCAGCCGCTTCCGCCGCGCCGCCGAGACGCCCTTCAACCTGGTGTTCGAAGCGCGTCCGTAG